CGGGCATGCTCCTCCCCTCACTGGCCAAGGCCAAAACGAAGGCCCAGGGCATTCGATGCCTCGGCAACCTGAGGCAATTGAATCTGGCCTGGACGATGTATTCGGGCGATTACAACGACGCGTTAGTGCCCGCCGCCTGGCTGCGCGATCCAGGGGGCTGGTGCCAGGGATGGCTCACGCTCAACGTGCCCGAGTTGGACAACACCAACACGCTGAACCTCATGTCGCCGCGCGGCAAACTGTGGCCCTACAACCAAACCCTGGAAATTTACAAGTGTCCGGCGGATCGCAGCACTTCGAGGCATGGAGGTGTGTCGTATCCGCGAGTGCGCAGCGTGGCACTGAACCAGAAGATGAATTGTCCGGCGAGCTGGGGTTTTGCTCCGGATGATCGCTTCGTTAATTTTCGCAAGCAGGCGCAAATCGCGCGGCCGGCGAACACCTTTACTTTTGTCGATGAACGGGAGGACAGCATCGACGACGGCGCGTTTGGGGTGAATCTGATCGACGTGGGGGCGCGCAGCCAGTTGGTGAACTGGCCGGCCAGCTATCACAACCGCGCCGGGGGCGTGACCTTTGCCGACGGTCACGCTGAAATTCACCGCTGGCTGGATCCCCGCACGACCAAGCCGCTGGGCAAGATCCAGCTCGCTTCGAATATCGACTCGCCGAACAACGTGGATGTCGCGTGGTTGCAGCAGCGCAGTTCGGAGCCCCTCCTGAAGTGAGTGTTCAAGGCGCCGCGGGGGGCGCCATCATTTTCCGATTGAGCTCCAGTGCGGCGCGATTATTGGAAATCGCCAGGGCGGCGAACTCCTTGAATTTGGCCAGCTCCTCCGCGCTCAGGAAGCTACCCGCTTTGGCGGCGACCTGGTCGTAGATCAACTTCAAGAGTTGCAAATTCTTCTCGGCTTCGGTTTCCGAAGCGAAATTCGAGAAATTCAACGATGGAGTGGTTTGAAAGTCGGTGGGAAGCCCGGCCGCCGTCAGCGCCACCGCCGTCTCGGATTTCATCAAGTCGAACAGTTGTTTCGACTGCGAGTCCTTCTTCTCCCGCTCGCCGGACAGCATCGTTCTGAATTGTTCGGACGTCAGTTTGCTGGCCAGTTCCTGGGAATAGGACTCGAATTGGGTGGCCGCATCAGCACTCAGGGTACTCGAGAGTTTCTCTTTCAGGGCGAGCTGTTCCCCCTTGAACAAGGCCTCGGCTTGTTGCGGACTGAGGCGGTCCTTTAGCACCGTGGTGATGTGGTCCACATTGGCCATGACATGATCCGCCAAGAGTTCGTTGAAGGCGTCCGCCTGCTCCTTGGTGAGGGACATCGATTTGGCGAACCCTCCGTAAATGGCGGACATTCCCATTTTCTGCTGGGCGCGAAGCATTTTCCGGGTTTCCGGGTTGGCGGTGATTCCGCTGAGAGCGCTCGGCCGGGAGCGGGCCTCGGCGGTGGCTTTGGCGTTCTCCGAGGTCAGCCGGCCCACCTCGCCTCGCAATCTCAACAGCTCGCTCGTGTCGTTCGACAGCGGCTTCGAGGGAGAAATCGAGGCGCGTTTCCATTCATTCGACAGCCGGGCGTTCTCACCCCGAAGTTCCGCCGTGTCGCGTTCCATTTGCTGCCGGAGCGACACGTTCTCCTGCTTCAACCGGGTGTTGGTTTGGTATAGCCAATAGGCAGGAACTGCGGCCAGCACGAGCACGGCGGCGCCGGCGATGACGGATGGGGTCTTGCTCATAAGGATGTAATTGAACCATGGGTTGATGCCGGCGGCGCTCGCCGCCACGGCGGAGTGGGCGATGGCCGCGGAGAGGCCGGCCTGCGCCCCAAAGCATCCGAGGGAAGAGGCCAGGGCCGTGGTGGAAAGCGACACACCGCGAGCGCCCAGCAGCCCGTGAAGCTTGGCGATGGCGCGCTCCACGCGTTTGCGGGCGGCATCCTCGTTGCTGCCCAGCTCGGCGCCGATGGACTTGAAGTCCTTGCTCTCGAAGAAGCGTAGCACAATCGCGGCACGATCCTCCGGGTTCAGCGAATCGATGGCCTCATCCAATACCGGAGCCAGTTGGGCCAAGTTTTCCGGGCTGTGATCTTCCTGATAATGCATGGCCATTGCTTGCTTTTCGCGCGCTTGGCGGCGTAGTTGCCCGCGACGGATCTTGCTGGCGACGAAGCACGTGTGGCGATGCAACCAGCCTCCCAGCATGGTATGGGGATCGAGCTTGGAGGCTTGCCTCGCCAAATCGGTAAAGACGCGTTGCGTGATATCCTCCGCCGCATGAGCGTCCCGGTTGACCAGCCGGATCGCGGTCGCGTAGACGAAGTCCACGTAATCATCCACCAGCTCTCGAAAGGCCTGCTCGGAGCCGTCCCGCGCGAAATCCCGCAGCCTGCGATGGCTTGCCGGGGGTTGCGGTTGTGTGATCATCGTTTCCACTCGCCTACTATAAACCCGCTGGAGCGGGAAAGCGGACAATGGGATTGAATTCCGGGCTGGAGTTGGCCGTTGGAAATGGCTTATGATGCACCTCGAGTGCCAGGTCAAGAGCGTGCCGAACTCGGAGCCGCCTCCCCGGCCCTTTAATTTTATTCCACGCGATGGATCCCCTATGAAATATCAAGCACTGCGGCCGAAGCTGAAAACCGGCGACGTCATCCTGTTCTCAGGCAAGGGCGGCATTTCGGAAGGCATCAAGTTCTTTACCGTCAGCAAGTGGTCCCATGTCGGAATGGTGTACCGCTTCGACGATCCTCTCGACAAGAAAGGCACGGTGTTCTGCTGGGAGTCCACAACCCTGAGCGATCTCGCGGATGCCGACACCGGCAAACTCACCAAGGGTGTGCAGCGCGTCGAATTATCCGAGCGGCTCGAACGGTGCTTTGCCCGAGGATATGAAATCTCCGTGCGCCCCCTCTCCCAACCCTTGACCGAGGATCAAATCCGAGCGCTCAACGATTTCCGGCACGAAGTGGGCGGTCGTCCCTACGAGAAAAAGAAGCTCCAGTTGCTGAAATCGGCTTACGATGGGCTGTGGGGCGGAAACAAAGAGGACTTGAGTTCTTTGTTTTGCAGCGAACTCGTGGCCGAGGCCTATCAACGGATGGGATTGCTCTCGGAAGCCATTCCATCGAACGAGTACACTCCGAAGGATTTCTCCGTGGAACGCACCATGGCCCTGCAAGGAGGTTTTTCATTTCGGAAAGAGATTCCCGTGACATCCCTTTAGACTATCCTTCACTCGAACTCCGATCTTGTCTCTCGCTCCACGAGCAAACCCCCGCAACCGAATCACACGATGAAAACATCCGTCTGGACCGCATGCTTCGCGGCGGCGTGGCTCCACACCGCCGCTCCACTCCTTCCCGCTGCGCAAGGAGCCGCGCAACCCATCCCTCTCAGCGACGGGAAGACCTTCCGTGGATGGGATGGAGACACGAACAAGACGTGGCGGATCGAGCAGGGCGCTTTTGTCGGCGGCTCTTTGTCCGCCAAAGTCCCTCAAAACGAGTTCCTCGCCTCGACCCGGTCCTTCACCAATTTTGTGCTCCGCTTGAAATTCAAACTTCTCGGCAGTGAAGGCTTCGTCAACGCCGGAGTCCAGGTGCGCAGCGAGCGAACCAAGACCCCTCCGAATGAGATGATCGGGTACCAGGTCGATATCGGGGATCCCGAATGGTGGGGCGCCATCTACGACGAATCCCGCCGCAACAAGGTGATGGCCAAGTCCGACATGGCCGCCGTCAACAAGGTCCTCAAACGGGGGGATTGGAACGACTATGTCATCCGCTGCGAGGGACGGCGCCTTCGCGCTTACATCAACGGAGCGCTCACGGTGGATTATACGGAGGCGGATTCCTCGATTCCACAGCATGGCCGGCTCGGTCTCCAGGTGCATGGCGGGGGCAAAGCGGAGATCTGGTACCGGGACATCAGCGTTGAGGAGCTCCCGTGAGGATGACTGGAGGGCCGCGTTCGGACCGCCGGACCTTTTCCCGCACGTTCCTCTTCTGCCTCGCGGCGTCACTGGTCGAGGGCAAGGTCTGGAAACGCCGGTTGCTGGCCGAGGTGCGTCCACCGGGGCCGAACGAAAACGGCGTGCTGACGTTGAAGCTTTCGGACTTTCCGGCGTTGGCGGCGGATTTTGGAGCCGTTCGCATCGGGACCAGCGCCCTGGCCAATAACCTGCCCACCGGATTGTTCTATCCGATCCTGGTGAACCGGGCTCCCAACAACGTTTTTCACGTGCTCAGTTCGCAATGCACTCATGAGGACACGGTGGTGCGAGCCTACAGCCGAACCTCCAATTCTTGCGTGTGCCCGCGTCACGGATCTGTCTTCGGCATCGACGGGCGCAGGATCAGTGGGGTGGCGCAATCAGCGTTGCGGAAATTCGACGCCGTGTTCGATGGGCAGGACGCGTTGCGCATCACGCTGCCCGACATGGCGTTCGCGGTGGAAGCGCGCGTGAACGCGGCGGCCTCCGGACGGATCGAAATCGAGTTTCTGGCCTTTTCCAATATCGAGTACGAGCTCTTCCATCGCGCGCGCATGGAGGATCCCTGGGCTCGCATTCCTTTCGCCTCCTCACCGGCGGGGGCCGTTTCGGCGACTTCCATCAAAGGTCGTGACGATTACGTGAAGATCTATTCCGAGCTGAAGGCCGAGGCCGGATTTCTGCAGGTGGCGATGAAAACGCGAACGCTTTAACGCGAATCGGACATGCGACGGATGGATGCCAGACAACATGGCCGCGGCTGTTTTTTTCAAACACCGTCGCGCGCTGGTGCCGTGATTATCTCTCAGGCTTGAACACCGACCTTCCTTGTGACTGCTTTCTCTTTTTTGTGCATCGTCTCCCTTTGGGCGGTTTCGGTGGCTTCCGCGGCTGAGCCCAAAACGTCGCTCCCGTTGTGGCCGGGACGTGCTCCGGGAGAGGAACTCGCCGACAAGGCGGAAGCTGACACGACCAAACCCACCGACAACCTCGTCGCCGGACGGCGCGTGATCCGGTTGGGGCACGTCTCGTCGCCGGCCTTGAGCTTTTACCCTGCTGCACAAGCAAGGCCTGAAGCGCCCACCGTCGTCGTTTTCCCGGGCGGCGGATACCACATCCTGGCGATGGACCTGGAAGGGACCGAGGTTTGCGATTGGTTGAACGGCATCGGGATGCACGCGGTGCTGGTGAAGTATCGTGTGCCGCGTCCCCCGTCGGGTCCTCCGCATCGGAAAGCGTTGCAGGATGCCCAGCGAGCGATGGGGATGGTGCGGAACCACGCACGGGCATGGGGGATTCGCGCGGATCGCGTCGGTGTGCTCGGATTCTCGGCGGGCGGCCATTTGGCGGCGGCATTGACGGCGTCAGCCCTTCAAACCCGCGCGTATGCCGCGGTGGACGAGGCGGACACACTGTCCTGCCTGCCGGATTTTCAGCTTTTGATTTATCCCGGTTACCTGTTTGAGAAAGAAAAACCGGGAGCGGTCGCGACGGAGGTGGAACCTCACGCCAAGACTCCGAAGACTTTTCTGGTGATGACTCAGGACGACGGGGTAAGGGTGGAGAACGTGCTGGTGTATTACCATGCGCTGCTCCGCGAGAAGATTCCCTCCGAATTGCACATCTATCCAAGTGGCGGACATGGTTACGGCTTGCGCAAGACGGAGGTGCCGGTGACGACTTGGGCGGATCGCGCGGCAGACTGGCTTCGCCACCAGATTGCCCCATGAGCTCAAGCGGCGCTTTGAACCGGGAAGGACATCGACGGCAACGCGCGCGCTCCGGAGACGGGTTTTGGCGGGCGCGAATCCTGGCGGGATGCCTGGGACTCGCGGTGATGTGCCAAGCCGCTTCGCCGGACTGGCAGGCCGTGTTGGCGAGCGACGCGGCGGATTCCTCCGTTTGGCCCAACCGGATCAGTCGCGCCAACGGTGATCAGTGGCTGGCCGAGCATCACGACCGCATTCGCCTCATGCGTCCCCGGCTGCTGGTCATCAACTTCGCCAATCGAACCCCGCGCCCCCATCTCGACAAGCTCGTGCAGGACTTGATCGCGGCGCTGGCGGAGAGCAGCCGTTATCGCGGGTATCAAAACGCGGACGCGCCTGCGTTTCTCCAGTATCGATTGTTCAAGTTTGTGGACTTGCGGGAGGCGGGAAACCCGCAGCCGACGAGCTCGCATTTCCCGCT
The Verrucomicrobiota bacterium genome window above contains:
- a CDS encoding DUF1559 domain-containing protein → GMLLPSLAKAKTKAQGIRCLGNLRQLNLAWTMYSGDYNDALVPAAWLRDPGGWCQGWLTLNVPELDNTNTLNLMSPRGKLWPYNQTLEIYKCPADRSTSRHGGVSYPRVRSVALNQKMNCPASWGFAPDDRFVNFRKQAQIARPANTFTFVDEREDSIDDGAFGVNLIDVGARSQLVNWPASYHNRAGGVTFADGHAEIHRWLDPRTTKPLGKIQLASNIDSPNNVDVAWLQQRSSEPLLK
- a CDS encoding sigma-70 family RNA polymerase sigma factor, translating into MITQPQPPASHRRLRDFARDGSEQAFRELVDDYVDFVYATAIRLVNRDAHAAEDITQRVFTDLARQASKLDPHTMLGGWLHRHTCFVASKIRRGQLRRQAREKQAMAMHYQEDHSPENLAQLAPVLDEAIDSLNPEDRAAIVLRFFESKDFKSIGAELGSNEDAARKRVERAIAKLHGLLGARGVSLSTTALASSLGCFGAQAGLSAAIAHSAVAASAAGINPWFNYILMSKTPSVIAGAAVLVLAAVPAYWLYQTNTRLKQENVSLRQQMERDTAELRGENARLSNEWKRASISPSKPLSNDTSELLRLRGEVGRLTSENAKATAEARSRPSALSGITANPETRKMLRAQQKMGMSAIYGGFAKSMSLTKEQADAFNELLADHVMANVDHITTVLKDRLSPQQAEALFKGEQLALKEKLSSTLSADAATQFESYSQELASKLTSEQFRTMLSGEREKKDSQSKQLFDLMKSETAVALTAAGLPTDFQTTPSLNFSNFASETEAEKNLQLLKLIYDQVAAKAGSFLSAEELAKFKEFAALAISNNRAALELNRKMMAPPAAP
- a CDS encoding DUF1080 domain-containing protein, with protein sequence MKTSVWTACFAAAWLHTAAPLLPAAQGAAQPIPLSDGKTFRGWDGDTNKTWRIEQGAFVGGSLSAKVPQNEFLASTRSFTNFVLRLKFKLLGSEGFVNAGVQVRSERTKTPPNEMIGYQVDIGDPEWWGAIYDESRRNKVMAKSDMAAVNKVLKRGDWNDYVIRCEGRRLRAYINGALTVDYTEADSSIPQHGRLGLQVHGGGKAEIWYRDISVEELP
- a CDS encoding Rieske 2Fe-2S domain-containing protein, whose protein sequence is MTGGPRSDRRTFSRTFLFCLAASLVEGKVWKRRLLAEVRPPGPNENGVLTLKLSDFPALAADFGAVRIGTSALANNLPTGLFYPILVNRAPNNVFHVLSSQCTHEDTVVRAYSRTSNSCVCPRHGSVFGIDGRRISGVAQSALRKFDAVFDGQDALRITLPDMAFAVEARVNAAASGRIEIEFLAFSNIEYELFHRARMEDPWARIPFASSPAGAVSATSIKGRDDYVKIYSELKAEAGFLQVAMKTRTL
- a CDS encoding alpha/beta hydrolase, producing MTAFSFLCIVSLWAVSVASAAEPKTSLPLWPGRAPGEELADKAEADTTKPTDNLVAGRRVIRLGHVSSPALSFYPAAQARPEAPTVVVFPGGGYHILAMDLEGTEVCDWLNGIGMHAVLVKYRVPRPPSGPPHRKALQDAQRAMGMVRNHARAWGIRADRVGVLGFSAGGHLAAALTASALQTRAYAAVDEADTLSCLPDFQLLIYPGYLFEKEKPGAVATEVEPHAKTPKTFLVMTQDDGVRVENVLVYYHALLREKIPSELHIYPSGGHGYGLRKTEVPVTTWADRAADWLRHQIAP